A window of Enoplosus armatus isolate fEnoArm2 chromosome 3, fEnoArm2.hap1, whole genome shotgun sequence contains these coding sequences:
- the rbl1 gene encoding retinoblastoma-like protein 1, protein MRGEESSDSESGRMEESSVRRSLETLCQELNMDEQTATEAMENFTAIWNTYTLEGEVVHWLACSLYAACRKGSTPTVGKGLMEGNCVSLTRILRTSKLSLIQFFSKMRKWADMSNLSQDFRLRMERLERNFEVSTVIFRKFEPIFMDMFQNPQGGEPPRQPRSRKHRRLPCHISDVFKFCWTLFVYTKGNFRMIGDDLVNSYHLLLCCLDLVFGNALLCANRKDLINPTFRGLPALYRADGHVSPDEPPPCVLERLCELHDGLVVEAKGIKQHYFKPYIQKLFQKQILKGDEEHLTELLDPQNFIDNKKAINREYEEYVLTVGDFDERVFLEADADEEIGTPRKIIQEPSANQTNGQKQLPQHVEKSGSLAPSTPLTGRVYLKEKDLLVTPVSSATQSVSRLQSMVAGLRTAPSDQLLQTFKSCSRDPTESILARVKTLGQTFKEHYTNDAEDMPGSHIDFAENRLKLAEILYYKILENVMVQETKRLHGKDMSVLLEQDIFHCSLMACCLEVVLFSYSSQRTFPWIINIFKLTPFYFFKVIEVFIRSEEGLSRDMVKHLNLIEEQVLESRAWSADSALWSALQAAGNKVPTVEEVNFSSSLDTGSGPGCGSVSSSTTGGQSHLPLVALSPIIHPRIREFRSGLGSARKDVPPSPLSVHDRYSSPAAGSAKRRLFGDDPPAPTSGVAPSVSPMSSPAKRLTFGSSSTLRIGAQGIQNTVLSIPLQGVNNERTFTLIPVQPCDSSGTITAQFLLTASPSRVASVPTTSDPQTGSGRPRRTGSLALFFRKVYHLASVRLRDLCVKLDISSELRGKIWTCFEHALVHCTDLMRDRHLDQLLLCSIYIISKITRDTHTFHDIMKCYRSQPQASSHVYRSVLLRRTPKEQVADENMEVDPVSGGESAEKTNQVSGEANSDQSGEEERGDLIQFYNSVFVLKMKSFALRYATHDNRADAPPLSPFPSVRAQPLSPRRVSQRHSLYVSPHKNSASCLTPNSYTYRINSSPSKELSDINRMIRQGCVSRKRAFTMEGDVMMSSACDSPSKRACPENGSSPDVLLKRLQDVVSERQSH, encoded by the exons ATGCGGGGCGAAGAGTCGTCGGATTCTGAGTcggggaggatggaggagagctCAGTCCGGAGGAGTTTGGAGACGTTGTGTCAGGAGCTGAACATGGACGAGCAGACTGCCACTGAAGCCATGGAGAACTTCACTGCCATATGGAATACATACACACTGGAG ggaGAGGTGGTCCACTGGTTGGCCTGTTCGCTGTATGCAGCCTGTAGGAAGGGATCCACTCCCACAGTGGGTAAAGGGTTGATGGAAGGAAACTGTGTCTCCCTCACCAGGATCCTTCGCACCTCCAAACTCAG TCTGATTCAGTTCTTCTCTAAGATGAGGAAGTGGGCCGACATGTCCAACCTCTCGCAGGACTTCCGGCTGCGCATGGAGCGGCTGGAGCGCAACTTTGAGGTTTCCACTGTGATTTTCCGCAAGTTTGAGCCCATCTTCATGGACATGTTTCAGAACCCGCAGGGAGGCGAGCCACCACGGCAACCAcgcagcaggaaacacag GCGACTGCCGTGTCACATCAGCGATGTGTTCAAGTTCTGCTGGACTCTGTTTGTCTACACTAAAG gtaACTTCCGCATGATCGGCGATGACCTGGTGAACTCGTACCACCTGCTGCTTTGCTGTCTGGACTTGGTGTTTGGCAACGCTCTGCTCTGTGCCAACAGGAAGGACCTCATCAACCCAACgttcagag gtctcCCTGCTCTGTACCGCGCTGACGGCCATGTTTCACCGGACGAGCCTCCTCCGTGTGTGTTGGAGAGGTTATGCGAGCTGCACGATGGGTTGGTGGTGGAGGCGAAAGGCATCAAACAGCACTACTTCAAGCCCTACATACAGAAACTGTTCCAGAAACAG ATCCTGAAAGGCGACGAGGAGCATTTGACAGAACTGTTGGATCCTCAGAACTTTATTGATAACAA GAAAGCCATAAACAGGGAGTATGAGGAGTACGTGTTGACAGTGGGAGATTTTGATGAGCGAGTGTTTCTGGAAGCCGATGCCGACGAGGAAATCGGGACTCCGAGGAAGATTATTCAGGAGCCGTCTGCAAACCAGACGAACGGTCAGAAGCAGCTGCCACAACATGTAGAgaag tctggctccctcgctccctccacccctctgaCCGGTCGGGTCTACCTGAAGGAGAAGGACCTGCTCGTCACTCCCGTCTCCTCGGCGACGCAGAGTGTCAGCCGGCTGCAGAGCATGGTGGCCGGGTTGAGGACGGCCCCCAGCGACCAACTGCTGCAGACCTTCAA GTCATGCTCGAGAGATCCCACTGAGTCCATACTGGCCAGAGTAAAGACGCTGGGACAAACCTTCAAAGAGCATTACACCAACGACGCAGAGGACATGCCTGGCTCTCATatag acTTTGCAGAGAACCGTCTGAAGCTGGCTGAAATCCTCTACTACAAGATCCTGGAGAACGTCATGGTTCAGGAGACCAAACGACTGCATGGAAAAGACATGAGC gTGTTATTGGAGCAGGATATCTTCCACTGTTCCCTGATGGCGTGTTGTCTGGAGGTGGTGTTGTTCTCCTACAGCTCCCAGAGAACCTTCCCCTGGATCATCAACATCTTCAAACTGACCCCATTCTACTTTTTcaag gtgATCGAGGTGTTTATCCGCTCAGAGGAAGGCCTGTCCAGAGACATGGTGAAGCATCTGAACTTGATCGAGGAGCAGGTTCTGGAGAGCAGAGCGTGGAGCGCCGACTCTGCCCTGTGGAGCGCCTTGCAGGCTGCTGGGAACAAGGTCCCCACAGTGGAGGAG gtgaaTTTCTCCTCCAGTCTCGACACGGGTTCTGGTCCTGGATGTGGTTCTGTTTCTAGTTCTACCACGGGAGGTCAGTCCCACCTGCCTCTGGTCGCCCTCTCCCCCATCATCCACCCCCGCATCAGGGAGTTCAGATCCGGCCTGGGCAGCGCACGCAAAG aTGTGCCTCCCTCTCCGCTGTCGGTCCACGACAGGTACAGCTCCCCGGCAGCTGGCAGCGCTAAACGGCGTCTCTTCGGCGACGACCCTCCGGCCCCGACATCAGGAGTGGCCCCCAGTGTGAGCCCTATGTCGTCGCCGGCCAAAAGGTTAACGTTCGGCTCGAGCAGCACCCTGAGGATCGGAGCTCAGGGCATCCAGAACACCGTCCTGAGTATCCCACTGCAAG GTGTGAATAATGAGCGCACTTTTACACTGATCCCAGTTCAGCCGTGTGACTCCTCTGGTACCATCACCGCTCAGTTCCTGCTCACCGCCTCCCCGAGCCGCGTCGCCTCCGTACCCACGACCTCTGACCCCCAGACGGGAAGCGGCCGGCCGCGACGCACCGGATCGCTCGCTCTGTTCTTCAGGAAG GTGTATCACCTGGCCAGTGTGCGTCTGAGGGATTTGTGTGTGAAGCTGGACATCTCGTCGGAGCTGCGAGGGAAGATCTGGACGTGCTTTGAACACGCTCTGGTCCACTGCACCGATCTGATGCGGGACAGACACCTcgaccagctgctgctgtgtagcATTTACATCATATCCAAA ATCACCAGAGACACTCACACCTTCCATGACATCATGAAGTGTTACCGCAGCCAACCACAGGCCAGCAGCCAT gtgtaccGCAGCGTCTTACTGCGTCGCACTCCGAAAGAGCAGGTGGCTGATGAGAACATGGAGGTGGATCCTGTTTCGGGAGGCGAAT ctgcagagaaaaccaATCAGGTGTCAGGAGAAGCAAACTCCGACCAATCAGGGGAGGAGGAACGTGGTGACCTCATCCAGTTCTACAACAGTGTCTTCGTGCTGAAGATGAAAAGCTTCGCGCTCCGATACGCCACCCACGATAACCGG gcggacgctcctcctctctctccgttCCCGTCGGTTCGAGCTCAGCCGCTCTCTCCTCGTCGAGTTTCTCAGAGACACTCGCTGTACGTCTCCCCTCACAAGAACTCTGCAAGCTGCCTCACACCAAACTCCTACACCTACAGGATCAACAGCAGCCCGTCCAag GAGTTATCAGACATCAACCGGATGATCCGGCAGGGCTGCGTTAGCAGGAAGAGGGCCTTCACCATGGAGGGCGacgtgatgatgtcatcagcgTGCGACTCCCCCAGCAAGAGGGCGTGTCCGGAGAACGGCAGCAGCCCGGACGTGCTGCTGAAGCGCCTGCAGGACGTCGTGTCGGAGCGGCAGAGTCACTGA